A genomic stretch from Methanomassiliicoccales archaeon includes:
- a CDS encoding 30S ribosomal protein S17 codes for MESKVRDIGVDVKVPEAKCDDVHCPFHGKLSVRGQILDGVVVSTKMDKTAVVERNYLRYIKKFERYEKRTSRISAHCPPCLGVKVGDKVRIMECRPLSKTVSFVIIEKR; via the coding sequence ATGGAAAGCAAAGTAAGGGATATCGGAGTTGATGTGAAGGTTCCAGAGGCGAAGTGTGATGATGTGCATTGCCCTTTCCATGGAAAGCTTTCCGTCAGAGGGCAGATACTTGATGGTGTCGTGGTTTCAACAAAGATGGACAAGACCGCGGTAGTCGAGAGAAACTACCTGCGCTATATCAAGAAATTTGAAAGATACGAGAAGAGAACAAGTCGGATCTCCGCTCATTGTCCTCCATGTTTGGGTGTGAAAGTAGGTGATAAAGTCAGAATTATGGAGTGCAGGCCGCTGAGTAAGACAGTTTCATTCGTTATTATTGAAAAGAGGTGA
- a CDS encoding ribonuclease P protein subunit gives MKKRDFMRGEFIGLEVEVISSNHPGYIGLKGRIVDETKNTLRIEKNGVEKIIPKAGNEFMFTLNNEKIKIRGDEIQFRPEDRIKKIR, from the coding sequence ATGAAAAAGAGGGATTTCATGAGAGGCGAATTTATCGGTCTGGAAGTTGAAGTCATTTCGTCTAATCATCCAGGATATATTGGGTTGAAAGGAAGAATTGTTGATGAAACAAAGAACACGCTCAGAATCGAAAAAAATGGTGTTGAGAAAATAATTCCAAAGGCTGGGAATGAGTTCATGTTCACTCTCAATAATGAAAAAATTAAGATCCGTGGCGATGAAATTCAATTCAGACCAGAGGATCGAATCAAGAAGATCAGGTGA
- the yciH gene encoding stress response translation initiation inhibitor YciH encodes MAEICPVCGLPKELCMCEEIAREQQTVKISTDSRRYGKTVTVIEGIDANDIDLEDLARKLKTKCAAGGTTKDGKIELQGDHKKKVKEVLEEMGFKTEVR; translated from the coding sequence ATGGCCGAGATATGCCCGGTGTGTGGATTGCCGAAAGAATTGTGCATGTGTGAAGAGATCGCGAGAGAACAGCAAACTGTTAAAATTAGCACTGACAGCAGAAGGTACGGGAAGACGGTGACAGTCATCGAAGGCATTGACGCTAATGACATCGATCTCGAGGATCTTGCTCGAAAATTGAAGACAAAATGTGCGGCTGGCGGGACCACAAAAGATGGAAAGATCGAGTTGCAAGGAGACCACAAGAAGAAAGTGAAAGAGGTCCTGGAAGAGATGGGGTTTAAGACAGAGGTTAGATGA
- the rpmC gene encoding 50S ribosomal protein L29, translating into MALLRTSEIRQMSKEERLAKLKELQDELMHERGTAAMGGAPANPGRIRALRKNIARILTVQREEET; encoded by the coding sequence ATGGCACTTCTGAGAACTTCGGAGATACGTCAGATGAGCAAGGAAGAGCGGCTTGCAAAGCTCAAGGAATTGCAGGATGAGCTTATGCACGAAAGAGGCACGGCAGCAATGGGCGGAGCACCGGCAAATCCCGGTCGAATCCGAGCTCTCAGGAAGAACATTGCCCGGATTCTTACCGTCCAGAGGGAGGAAGAAACGTAA
- a CDS encoding 30S ribosomal protein S3, translating to MASERKFVTENIRRVLLKEFLMKEVDRAGFGGVEVQRTPMGTRVTLITERPGMVIGRRGVAIKNLTKAIEERFKFDNPQIEVQEAENPNLNAQIMAEKLAFALERGWHFRRAGHSTVRRIMDAGARGCQVVISGKLTGQRHRTEKFKEGYIKFCGEPRLKFMKTGFAVAKLKPGVIGVRVEIMDPQAKLPDEVEILPPEKAVETLPELADILIVHEEKREDEATAETGESPDNAGSDNLDDQNNDQNENVSLSNDQIDENDEKSKEV from the coding sequence ATGGCAAGCGAAAGAAAATTCGTGACTGAGAATATCCGGAGAGTTCTCCTGAAGGAATTCCTTATGAAAGAAGTCGACAGGGCTGGATTTGGCGGTGTCGAGGTGCAGAGAACGCCGATGGGAACCAGGGTAACACTGATCACGGAGAGACCTGGTATGGTCATTGGGCGAAGGGGCGTAGCGATCAAGAATTTGACGAAGGCAATCGAAGAGCGATTCAAGTTCGACAATCCGCAAATTGAAGTTCAGGAGGCTGAAAATCCAAACTTGAATGCTCAAATCATGGCGGAAAAACTCGCATTTGCGCTGGAGCGCGGTTGGCATTTCCGCAGGGCAGGTCACTCGACCGTGAGACGGATCATGGATGCAGGAGCGAGGGGATGCCAGGTCGTTATTTCTGGCAAACTAACAGGCCAGAGACACAGGACAGAGAAGTTTAAGGAGGGTTACATCAAGTTTTGCGGTGAGCCGCGTTTGAAATTTATGAAGACTGGCTTTGCTGTCGCTAAACTCAAGCCTGGTGTCATTGGTGTTCGCGTGGAGATTATGGATCCTCAAGCAAAGTTGCCAGATGAGGTTGAGATTCTTCCGCCAGAAAAAGCCGTTGAGACCTTGCCAGAACTCGCGGATATCCTTATTGTTCATGAGGAAAAGAGGGAAGATGAAGCGACCGCGGAAACTGGCGAATCCCCAGATAATGCTGGGTCTGATAATCTAGATGATCAGAATAATGATCAAAATGAGAATGTTTCATTGTCAAATGATCAGATTGATGAAAATGATGAAAAATCGAAGGAGGTGTAG
- a CDS encoding 50S ribosomal protein L22: MVGYTAEADPDITSRAIGKELPISPKHAREICNMLKGKTTVEAAQILEEIIELKRPVPMKRFKKGVSHKKGVGPGRYPRKAAKEILKVLEGAKHNAEYKGLDPENMRIKVITANLGRTIKGYMPRAYGRATQWNQQTTNIEIILEEMK, from the coding sequence ATGGTCGGGTACACTGCTGAAGCGGATCCAGATATTACATCGCGAGCGATCGGGAAGGAACTTCCGATCTCGCCAAAGCATGCTAGGGAAATTTGCAATATGCTCAAAGGAAAAACAACAGTGGAGGCCGCACAGATTTTGGAAGAGATTATTGAGCTCAAGCGACCCGTTCCGATGAAGCGTTTCAAGAAGGGCGTCTCGCACAAGAAAGGGGTCGGCCCTGGTCGTTACCCACGAAAAGCGGCAAAGGAAATCCTGAAGGTCCTTGAGGGCGCGAAGCACAACGCGGAGTACAAAGGGCTCGATCCCGAGAACATGCGGATCAAAGTGATCACCGCGAATCTCGGAAGAACCATCAAGGGATATATGCCAAGGGCGTACGGAAGGGCAACTCAATGGAATCAGCAGACGACAAATATCGAAATCATATTGGAGGAGATGAAGTAG
- a CDS encoding 30S ribosomal protein S19 — MVEEKLTGTKASRRRARKKKGAIQARRKKEFTYRGYTLEELLKMSFDEVVSIMPARVRRTLIRGFNEEQRTFIEKLKSGKYPVVRTHRRDIPILPEFVGRKVAVHNGKEFKEIEIKPEMIGHYLGEFAMTRKPVKHSGPGVGATRSSKFLPLK; from the coding sequence ATGGTTGAAGAGAAATTGACGGGAACGAAAGCCTCACGGAGAAGGGCAAGAAAGAAGAAAGGCGCAATCCAGGCGAGGCGCAAGAAAGAGTTCACTTACCGTGGGTATACACTTGAAGAACTCCTCAAGATGTCCTTTGATGAAGTTGTTTCAATCATGCCTGCAAGGGTTAGACGTACGCTTATAAGGGGATTTAACGAGGAGCAGAGAACGTTTATCGAAAAATTAAAATCAGGCAAGTATCCAGTGGTGAGGACGCATCGAAGAGATATTCCAATTCTGCCGGAATTTGTCGGTAGGAAAGTCGCGGTGCATAATGGAAAAGAGTTTAAGGAAATAGAAATCAAGCCTGAGATGATCGGTCATTACCTGGGCGAGTTTGCGATGACCAGGAAACCGGTAAAACACTCTGGACCTGGTGTGGGTGCGACGAGATCATCAAAGTTCTTGCCACTTAAGTAG
- a CDS encoding 50S ribosomal protein L2 gives MGKNLRQQRRGRGGSQYRSPSHRHLGDIKLPPINEGVGRIIDLIHAPGRTGPLAEVDFEGQVFKMIASEGMQIGQEIFVGSSGAIVPGNIMPLASIPEGTLIYNIESKPGDGGKFVRSAGNAAMVVSRGAKVVVQLPSGAMRTFDPRCRATIGVVAGGGHKEKPFGKAGAKFHAYRSKSKAYFKVRGVAMNPVDHPHGGGSHQHVGKPSTVSRNAPPGRKVGRLSPKRKKGRK, from the coding sequence ATGGGAAAGAATCTCAGACAGCAACGACGAGGTCGTGGCGGGTCGCAGTATCGATCGCCGAGTCATCGACATCTCGGTGATATCAAATTGCCACCAATCAACGAGGGCGTAGGGAGGATTATTGATCTTATTCATGCACCTGGCCGGACAGGACCGCTCGCTGAGGTCGATTTCGAAGGTCAGGTCTTTAAAATGATCGCCTCAGAGGGTATGCAGATCGGCCAGGAGATTTTTGTTGGTAGCTCAGGCGCGATCGTGCCAGGCAACATTATGCCGTTGGCTAGCATTCCCGAAGGGACTCTTATTTATAATATTGAATCAAAGCCTGGGGATGGTGGAAAATTCGTCAGGAGTGCTGGGAATGCCGCGATGGTTGTGAGCAGGGGTGCGAAAGTCGTTGTTCAACTGCCATCTGGCGCGATGAGGACCTTTGATCCCAGATGTCGGGCGACGATTGGTGTGGTGGCTGGCGGTGGTCACAAGGAAAAGCCATTTGGAAAGGCTGGTGCAAAGTTCCATGCCTATAGATCCAAGAGTAAAGCGTATTTCAAGGTTCGGGGGGTCGCTATGAATCCCGTTGATCACCCCCACGGTGGAGGTTCCCACCAGCATGTTGGGAAGCCAAGCACTGTGAGTCGTAACGCTCCACCTGGTAGAAAGGTCGGTCGACTGTCGCCGAAGAGGAAGAAGGGGAGGAAGTGA
- a CDS encoding 50S ribosomal protein L23, with product MVRDVLLYPYVTEKSMNHMTGTPTQDFKDGNKIEFIVLKNATKQEIKEAFEKRFEVKVEKVWTRISKEGKHAIIKLAEGYSAEDIGMRIGVF from the coding sequence ATGGTTAGGGATGTTCTTCTTTATCCATATGTCACCGAGAAATCGATGAATCACATGACTGGCACGCCGACTCAGGATTTCAAAGATGGGAACAAAATCGAATTCATTGTGTTGAAGAATGCGACGAAGCAGGAGATCAAAGAGGCGTTCGAAAAGCGATTTGAAGTCAAAGTTGAAAAGGTTTGGACGAGAATCAGCAAGGAAGGTAAGCATGCGATTATCAAGCTCGCTGAGGGCTATTCTGCTGAAGACATTGGTATGAGAATTGGAGTGTTCTAA
- a CDS encoding 50S ribosomal protein L4: MANNGKVNVYSLKGEVIKTIDLPQIFATEFRPDLIRRAVSAMEANRRQPYGASPEAGMRHAVSTWGKGRGVARVQRLSQGARGAQSPGTVGGRRAHPPYAERDWSKKINRREKLLAKLSALAALADPDKVRKRGHRFADGVTLPVVVEDDIEKISKTGEVLEVLESIGVGEDIRRAIKGINIRAGRGKMRNRKYRVPRSLLIVVSDKDAPLIRSAENLPGVEISDVNNLSVGVLAPGGDPGRLTLFSESALIKLGEWSNG, from the coding sequence ATGGCCAATAACGGTAAGGTCAATGTCTATTCGTTAAAAGGCGAGGTCATAAAGACGATTGATCTTCCTCAGATCTTCGCCACCGAATTCAGGCCAGACCTCATCAGACGTGCCGTCTCGGCAATGGAGGCAAATAGGCGACAGCCGTATGGCGCATCACCCGAAGCGGGAATGCGGCATGCGGTATCAACCTGGGGAAAGGGACGGGGTGTCGCGAGAGTTCAGAGATTGAGCCAGGGAGCGAGAGGTGCTCAATCTCCAGGCACCGTTGGCGGTCGAAGGGCTCACCCGCCATATGCGGAGCGCGATTGGTCGAAAAAGATCAACAGACGGGAAAAGTTATTGGCAAAATTATCGGCGCTCGCCGCCCTTGCCGATCCAGATAAAGTTAGAAAGCGTGGGCACCGGTTCGCTGATGGTGTGACTCTCCCTGTTGTCGTTGAGGATGACATTGAGAAAATATCGAAGACGGGAGAGGTTCTTGAGGTTCTCGAGAGTATCGGTGTAGGTGAAGATATCAGACGGGCGATCAAAGGCATCAATATCAGGGCGGGTCGTGGCAAAATGCGGAATAGGAAATACCGTGTGCCACGCAGTTTGCTAATTGTTGTGTCTGATAAGGATGCACCGCTGATACGAAGCGCTGAGAATCTTCCTGGCGTTGAAATCTCTGATGTTAATAACCTCAGCGTAGGCGTGCTTGCCCCCGGAGGTGATCCTGGTCGACTTACTTTATTTTCAGAATCAGCACTCATCAAACTAGGAGAGTGGTCAAATGGTTAG
- a CDS encoding 50S ribosomal protein L3, giving the protein MPNKRRPIRGSKAFSPRKRAKRPVPRLDSWPEISDGPKIQGFAGYKAGMTHALLVDYRPSSNTSGQEVQVPITVIEVPPMKVAAVRMYENTAYGLRTAGEVWASTLDPDLRRRLPIPKNYDSNKAWEKYNAVTVDEVRILAYTQPRLVSGVPKKACDLMEIRVGGGTIQERLEYAKSLLGKEIKITDFVKEGGMVDVSAITKGKGFQGAVKRWGIKLLSHKNSKHRRLVGTLGPKRPGYVRPTVPQAGQVGYHQRTEFNKRVLKIGDNGTDITPKGGFLHYGKVANPYILLHGTVPGPAKRLIRLRDPIRPTGIELKEPPTLTYISLESKQGV; this is encoded by the coding sequence ATGCCAAACAAAAGACGTCCTATTCGAGGTTCGAAGGCATTTTCGCCAAGAAAGAGAGCGAAGCGGCCAGTTCCAAGACTTGACTCCTGGCCAGAAATTAGCGACGGTCCTAAAATTCAGGGATTCGCGGGATATAAGGCCGGTATGACACACGCGCTCCTTGTGGATTACAGGCCGTCAAGTAACACGTCGGGTCAGGAGGTGCAGGTTCCTATCACTGTTATTGAGGTTCCTCCGATGAAAGTTGCAGCCGTTAGGATGTATGAGAACACTGCTTACGGATTGCGAACAGCTGGTGAGGTTTGGGCTTCAACTCTTGACCCAGACCTCAGACGGAGGCTTCCAATTCCGAAAAATTACGATTCAAACAAAGCCTGGGAAAAGTATAATGCGGTCACGGTCGACGAGGTGCGAATCTTGGCTTATACGCAGCCACGCCTCGTCAGCGGTGTTCCTAAAAAAGCTTGCGACCTTATGGAGATCAGGGTTGGCGGAGGAACGATTCAGGAAAGACTTGAGTATGCGAAGTCTCTTTTAGGGAAGGAGATCAAGATCACAGATTTTGTTAAGGAAGGCGGTATGGTCGACGTTTCTGCGATTACGAAGGGCAAGGGATTCCAGGGTGCTGTCAAGCGATGGGGCATCAAACTTCTATCGCACAAAAACAGCAAGCATCGGAGACTTGTCGGAACATTAGGACCCAAGAGACCCGGGTATGTCAGGCCCACCGTACCCCAGGCCGGTCAGGTCGGCTATCATCAGAGAACGGAATTCAACAAAAGGGTTCTCAAGATCGGGGACAACGGAACTGACATCACGCCTAAGGGTGGTTTCTTGCATTACGGAAAAGTTGCAAATCCGTATATTCTTCTTCATGGCACGGTTCCTGGACCCGCAAAGAGACTTATCCGGTTAAGGGATCCAATCCGGCCAACCGGTATTGAACTCAAAGAGCCTCCAACGCTCACTTACATCTCGTTGGAATCAAAGCAGGGGGTATGA
- a CDS encoding DUF5611 family protein, producing MEYELKKGKYKDLEGEGLKNIIEEVFGTVTREGDLYVTSYGALKRLEAKLVGKSALHVSTESDTSVPEEVGVETIKRFNQFLERATGYTAKERKNRLQKKAREEKL from the coding sequence TTGGAGTACGAATTGAAAAAGGGGAAATACAAGGATCTCGAAGGCGAGGGACTCAAGAATATCATAGAAGAAGTGTTTGGCACAGTTACGAGAGAAGGCGATTTATATGTTACATCCTACGGCGCACTTAAAAGACTCGAGGCGAAGCTTGTTGGAAAATCAGCTCTTCATGTCAGTACAGAAAGCGATACGAGTGTCCCAGAAGAAGTCGGTGTTGAAACGATCAAGAGATTCAATCAATTTCTTGAGAGAGCCACGGGATACACCGCAAAAGAACGGAAAAACAGACTTCAGAAGAAAGCGCGTGAGGAAAAGCTCTGA
- a CDS encoding archaeosine biosynthesis radical SAM protein RaSEA translates to MAQNRSRTPVSTWKEWDIIDGKRVRALVIIFRTSGCWWARKEGCLMCGYNAESDPCVGLAEIREQLNCVKEAYSNEEFVKIYTSGSFLDTREIPREARNEIFETFHGAKRILIETRPEFVTEDNLCDLPRDKLELAMGLESASDKTLAKCVRKGFFVEEYEKAANFLNHEGIPLRTYLLLKPPFLTEKDAIEDCLRSISFASRFSESISINPVNVQKGTVVEFLWKRGDYRPPWLWSLVEVLLKAKVEKEARVFSSPTGGGSMRGAHNCFRCDSEVLRALERYTFSQDKREFDSLSCSCVDRWKTFLEVQDFMGTSVDIDRYMNADWELE, encoded by the coding sequence ATGGCGCAAAATCGATCAAGGACACCTGTTTCAACTTGGAAAGAATGGGACATAATAGATGGAAAAAGAGTTCGAGCATTGGTTATCATTTTCAGAACATCAGGTTGCTGGTGGGCAAGAAAAGAAGGATGCCTTATGTGCGGATATAACGCTGAGAGCGATCCCTGTGTCGGACTAGCGGAAATTCGCGAACAGCTCAATTGCGTTAAAGAAGCTTATTCAAATGAAGAATTCGTGAAAATATACACGTCGGGAAGCTTCCTTGATACGCGGGAGATTCCGCGAGAGGCCAGAAATGAAATCTTTGAGACATTTCATGGAGCGAAAAGAATTTTAATTGAGACAAGACCCGAGTTTGTGACGGAGGATAACCTCTGCGACTTACCGAGGGACAAACTGGAATTAGCGATGGGACTCGAAAGTGCCTCAGATAAAACACTAGCGAAATGCGTCAGAAAGGGTTTTTTCGTTGAAGAGTACGAAAAAGCCGCAAATTTTCTTAATCACGAGGGAATCCCACTCCGCACTTACCTTCTTTTAAAACCTCCATTTTTAACAGAGAAAGATGCAATCGAAGATTGTCTGAGGTCGATTTCATTTGCGTCACGATTCTCTGAGAGCATTTCAATCAACCCAGTTAACGTTCAAAAGGGGACTGTGGTTGAGTTTCTGTGGAAAAGGGGTGATTATAGGCCTCCATGGTTGTGGTCACTCGTTGAAGTTTTGTTAAAAGCTAAAGTCGAAAAGGAAGCACGGGTTTTCTCTTCGCCCACAGGTGGTGGGTCGATGCGCGGAGCACATAATTGTTTTCGGTGCGACAGCGAGGTGCTTAGAGCCCTGGAGCGCTACACATTTTCGCAGGATAAAAGGGAATTTGATAGTTTGAGCTGTTCATGCGTGGATAGGTGGAAAACGTTCCTCGAAGTGCAGGATTTTATGGGCACAAGCGTTGATATCGACAGGTATATGAACGCAGATTGGGAATTGGAATGA
- a CDS encoding FAD-dependent oxidoreductase yields the protein MGRRIIVIGSGAAGMTAASTAREHNKDAEISVFTEDEYIAYSPCAIPFVLEGKIKDFESIVMHTPEFYKKERNITVHTKTKVTGVDLEKKMITTSDGKEYAFDALVVATGGTVFVPPVEGINLPGVFTVRNIADGKAIQKAMKNAKSVVVAGAGVIGLEMAIALKHAGLDVTVIEMFPQVIPRIFDADMAKLVQDYCEQQGIKFVLNTPIGGIKGNGKVEKVVAGNKEYPCDFVIMATGVRANLEIPNMMGLDIGPLGAVRVSPTLQPYKKGRLVKDVYLAGDVIMVESAVVPGPTMSQLGSSAVRQGRVAGINAAGGYAFYPGVLSAFISKIGDLEAGGTGLSKGLAEYYGLNVVEGKATGLTRARYYPGGKKLTVKILVDKDTHKILGSQIVGGEEITGRVNWLTAAIVKGTTVEEFVAAFENAYCPPTSMVMDVVNLAAEDAAKKL from the coding sequence ATGGGTAGGAGGATCATTGTTATAGGTAGCGGCGCTGCGGGGATGACCGCGGCTTCAACTGCAAGAGAGCACAACAAAGATGCCGAGATAAGCGTTTTTACAGAAGATGAATACATCGCCTATTCTCCCTGCGCGATTCCATTTGTGTTGGAAGGGAAAATCAAGGACTTTGAGTCGATCGTTATGCACACGCCGGAGTTTTACAAGAAGGAAAGAAACATCACTGTTCATACAAAGACAAAGGTGACCGGCGTCGATCTTGAGAAGAAGATGATCACTACTTCAGATGGAAAGGAATATGCCTTTGATGCCCTAGTTGTCGCTACTGGAGGGACGGTATTCGTCCCACCCGTGGAAGGCATTAATTTGCCTGGTGTGTTTACTGTCAGAAACATCGCGGATGGCAAGGCGATTCAGAAGGCGATGAAAAACGCAAAGTCGGTCGTCGTCGCAGGCGCAGGTGTTATCGGCTTGGAAATGGCGATCGCTCTGAAACATGCTGGGCTTGACGTAACCGTCATTGAAATGTTCCCTCAGGTGATTCCAAGAATTTTCGATGCAGACATGGCAAAACTCGTTCAGGACTATTGCGAACAACAGGGTATTAAGTTTGTACTTAACACCCCCATTGGCGGGATCAAAGGTAATGGTAAGGTCGAAAAGGTCGTCGCGGGAAATAAAGAGTACCCGTGCGACTTCGTGATAATGGCGACTGGCGTTAGGGCGAATCTTGAAATCCCGAACATGATGGGACTCGATATCGGCCCACTCGGTGCCGTAAGGGTAAGCCCAACATTGCAACCTTACAAGAAGGGTAGACTCGTCAAGGATGTTTACCTTGCTGGGGATGTGATCATGGTCGAAAGCGCCGTCGTGCCTGGCCCAACGATGAGCCAGTTAGGTTCCAGTGCAGTAAGACAGGGACGGGTTGCTGGTATCAATGCAGCCGGAGGATATGCCTTCTACCCCGGAGTTCTGAGCGCGTTCATCAGTAAGATTGGCGATCTGGAAGCCGGTGGAACGGGATTGTCGAAAGGACTCGCGGAATATTATGGCCTCAACGTTGTCGAGGGCAAAGCAACCGGTCTCACGAGAGCTCGATATTATCCTGGTGGAAAGAAGCTCACAGTCAAGATTCTTGTCGACAAAGATACGCACAAGATACTCGGGTCGCAGATTGTCGGTGGAGAAGAGATCACGGGACGGGTCAACTGGCTAACGGCTGCCATCGTAAAGGGAACGACAGTTGAGGAATTTGTCGCAGCCTTCGAGAATGCGTATTGCCCGCCCACGTCCATGGTCATGGATGTTGTTAATCTCGCAGCTGAAGATGCGGCGAAAAAGCTATAA
- a CDS encoding MoaD family protein — protein MVRVIFKTFGHIASSIGTTEAKIETSGKTVQDFLGALIEKYGDKISKILYPKGSQISDLIYILVNGRNIRHINGLQTEIKDGDVISVFPVTAGG, from the coding sequence ATGGTGAGGGTCATCTTCAAGACTTTCGGACACATCGCGTCTTCGATTGGAACAACTGAAGCCAAGATTGAAACGAGCGGCAAGACGGTGCAGGACTTCTTGGGCGCGCTCATTGAAAAATACGGAGATAAGATTTCAAAAATCCTTTACCCTAAGGGTTCTCAGATTTCTGACCTTATTTACATCCTTGTCAACGGACGGAACATTAGACACATCAATGGCCTCCAGACCGAGATCAAGGATGGGGACGTGATTTCTGTCTTCCCTGTAACCGCGGGCGGATGA
- a CDS encoding tyrosine--tRNA ligase, protein MDAGTRYEILAKNTEEIVTEEELRNLLETETSPHAYIGFEPSGLVHLGWMICANKIIDFIDTGFRFTIFFADWHAFINDKLTGDVEKIRTCARYMEDCFEALGIEKSKVKFRLASELMSSISYWEKVIRIGKVSTLTRIKRAMTIMGRQEEEADLDSSKVMYPLMQAADIFELDVDVAYAGMDQRRAHMLAREAAERLRWKKPIALHTPLLPSLRGGNRMDPIASKMSKSDPDSGILIHDSPEDIKRKIGKAFCPPDVEGNPILLLYKYVIFNKIKEVRIERPSKYGGPISFSSYDELEKAYASSHIHPMDLKNGAGEALIEILRPVRDYFERKPDRLEAMRKIIAEMR, encoded by the coding sequence ATGGACGCAGGAACCCGCTATGAAATTCTGGCAAAAAATACAGAGGAAATTGTGACAGAAGAAGAACTAAGGAATTTACTTGAAACAGAGACGTCTCCGCATGCATATATCGGATTCGAACCGTCTGGACTCGTGCATCTCGGCTGGATGATTTGCGCAAATAAAATCATTGATTTCATCGATACGGGATTTAGATTCACGATCTTTTTCGCAGACTGGCATGCCTTTATCAATGATAAATTGACAGGGGACGTCGAGAAAATAAGGACTTGTGCTCGATACATGGAAGATTGCTTTGAGGCTCTCGGCATCGAAAAGAGCAAGGTCAAATTCCGCCTGGCATCGGAACTTATGTCAAGTATCTCGTATTGGGAAAAGGTTATCAGGATCGGCAAGGTCTCGACGCTTACGAGGATCAAGAGGGCGATGACGATCATGGGCAGACAGGAAGAGGAAGCTGATCTAGATTCATCAAAAGTAATGTACCCCTTGATGCAGGCAGCCGATATTTTTGAACTCGATGTCGACGTTGCCTACGCTGGTATGGATCAGCGCCGGGCTCACATGCTCGCACGTGAAGCCGCTGAAAGACTGAGATGGAAGAAGCCGATCGCACTTCATACGCCGCTCTTGCCGAGCCTTCGCGGAGGAAATAGGATGGATCCAATCGCATCGAAGATGTCGAAAAGCGATCCCGACAGTGGCATTCTCATCCATGATTCTCCCGAGGACATCAAGAGAAAAATCGGAAAGGCATTTTGCCCGCCAGATGTTGAAGGGAATCCGATCCTCCTCCTTTACAAATATGTGATTTTTAATAAGATAAAAGAGGTCAGGATCGAGCGACCAAGTAAGTATGGCGGCCCTATCAGCTTTTCCAGTTATGATGAACTTGAAAAGGCCTACGCCTCTTCACATATTCATCCAATGGATCTAAAGAATGGGGCAGGCGAAGCTCTCATCGAAATCCTGCGACCCGTGAGAGATTACTTTGAGAGGAAACCAGATAGACTGGAAGCGATGCGGAAGATCATTGCTGAGATGCGTTAA